In Toxoplasma gondii ME49 chromosome X, whole genome shotgun sequence, a single genomic region encodes these proteins:
- a CDS encoding hypothetical protein (encoded by transcript TGME49_237010), with the protein MAAVVGSRLGGRPQAVADSAVRGSRRRARILVDSQLEHQNLRKVVFSKSLSVSKSFSNASAKAVGVRVSLARSPQSAVADTPSSPMVSGVLMPGNSLRLTHEENAVYRPGGGGAASLGQKTSAPLIEKLYGIPHNGFWNQRRMYTEARGQTAALAAMQDPVEVLNFAGSNEMASTYLLVSCLRRVSALCDKKHAVLETVAKDERLQRLIQLISPHVDDCDARCLVDLCWAVWGFRGAPDVVEPLLNRMASVVVRRENAFTPKQLGTIAFTFSWFRGAPTDTVADFVLAECVKLLPEMEPFHVTLLFGSLRRMRRLNRDVANLMIEKLTDDIDRFTSDDVVGVLRALAANSITRGFLLRRVATLVFDNLDSFKPKQLASVLNSLTLLRFLTVENGEELFSCLSGSLSELPAASIAEILEALTILNFPRPEVVRTCLDLLAEKNGLISQGSWVRDHMIIAAHAVIQFQLYDKNPVVKPLLEELFRSRVNSSRTQHRVEEVIHALDLEKASPRVDVPPYWRAMIDQANREEQARLEHSGLQNELTLVLDSLRGKFQLQIQKNQQAGPYSVQFLDDETKICIEIDYPCCRTPHIIKARHLKQLGYHYLLVDCWQWRRLRSEAEQTVFLKQLLSGPLLEVGRLEGVEPDN; encoded by the exons ATGGCTGCTGTGGTTGGGTCTCGTCTGGGTGGGCGGCCTCAGGCCGTCGCAGATTCGGCTGTTCGGGGCTCCCGACGGCGCGCCCGCATTTTAGTTGATTCCCAACTCGAACATCAGAACCTCCGCAAGGTAGTCTTTTCTAAATCACTGTCTGTCtcgaagagcttttcaaaCGCCTCTGCAAAAGCAGTAGgcgttcgcgtctcccttGCCCGCTCACCACAGTCAGCTGTGGCTGACACCCCGTCATCTCCAATGGTGAGTGGCGTGTTGATGCCTGGGAACTCCCTCCGTTTAACGCATGAAGAAAACGCGGTCTACAGACCAGGTGGCGGCGGAGCCGCCTCTCTTGGTCAAAAGACAAGTGCTCCCTTGATCGAAAAGCTTTACGGCATCCCACACAACGGGTTCTGGAACCAACGACGGATGTACACTGAAGCCAGAGGTCAGACAGCCGCCTTAGCTGCGATGCAAGATCCCGTTGAGGTTCTTAACTTTGCTGGTTCCAACGAGATGGCGTCCACCTATCTTCTTGTCAGCTGCCTACGACGAGTGTCTGCTCTGTGTGACAAGAAACACGCCGTCTTGGAAACTGTTGCGAAGGACGAACGCCTGCAACGGCTTATTCAGCTCATTTCGCCACATGTTGATGACTGCGACGCTCGGTGCCTCGTAGACCTCTGTTGGGCGGTCTGGGGCTTTCGAGGTGCGCCCGACGTCGTTGAGCCG CTGCTGAATCGGATGGCCAGCGTCGTCGTGCGTCGAGAGAATGCTTTCACTCCCAAGCAGTTGGGGACTATTGCTTTCACTTTCTCCTGGTTCCGAGGCGCACCGACTGACACTGTAGCTGACTTTGTCCTAGCAGAATGCGTGAAGCTGTTGCCGGAGATGGAACCGTTTCACGTCACCTTGCTCTTTGGTTCTCTGCGGCGAATGAGACGTCTCAACCGGGACGTGGCGAACCTGATGATTGAGAAGCTCACAGACGACATTGACCGATTCACCAGTGACGATGTTGTCGGGGTTCTACGGGCACTTGCTGCGAACTC GATAACCCGTGGGTTCCTCCTGCGACGGGTCGCCACCTTGGTATTTGATAACCTTGATTCTTTTAAGCCAAAACAACTCGCCAGTGTCCTCAACAGCCTAACGTTGCTGCGATTCCTCACGGTCGAGAATGGAGAGGAGCTATTTTCCTGTTTAAGCGGTTCGCTGTCCGAGCTCCCGGCTGCCTCTATTGCGGAGATTTTGGAGGCGCTGACAATCCTCAACTTTCCTCGACCGGAGGTCGTCCGCACCTGTCTCGATCTGCTGGCTGAGAAGAACGGCCTTATTTCTCAGGGATCTTGGGTGCGAGACCACATGATTATTGCGGCGCACGCGGTCATTCAGTTTCAACTTTATG ACAAGAATCCGGTGGTAAAACCGCTGCTCGAAGAACTATTCCGGTCTCGAGTCAATTCGTCGAG aacGCAACACAGAGTGGAAGAGGTGATTCATGCCTTAGATTTGGAGAAAGCATCACCACGGGTAGATGTTCCTCCCTACTGGCGCGCTATGATTGACCAGGCGA atCGAGAAGAGCAGGCTAGACTAGAACACAGCGGTTTGCAAAATGAGCTGACGCTGGTGCTCGATTCTCTTCGGGGCAAGTTTCAGCTGCAGATCCAAAAGAACCAGCAAGCCGGTCCGTACAGCGTCCAGTTCCTTGACGACGAAACAAAGATTTGCATCGAGATAGATTACCCATGCTGCCGAACGCCCCATATCATCAAGGCAAG GCATCTCAAGCAGCTTGGATACCACTATTTGCTCGTCGACTGTTGGCAATGGCGGAGACTCCGCTCAGAG GCGGAACAAACTGTCTTCCTGAAGCAGCTGTTGTCGGGACCTCTGCTGGAAGTGGGCCGTCTTGAAGGAGTTGAACCTGACAACTAA
- a CDS encoding hypothetical protein (encoded by transcript TGME49_237015~Predicted trans-membrane domain (TMHMM2.0):25-48:128-148): protein MTVPVHLTGVFCPERSRRSNRHDRPIVHLFALSLVCLICLSCFLVLTGHCSAANDMDVAVSDGGHESAGLVEDIAQGHKTRSGLDESTSTTSRQRRQAKYGRVRFSVMSWQSSERPPRSAAVKRGRKFLMDVVPLAAVLAICVAFRFFRSRENLEAYVAETAATVQEWTRRPFRWRDAPEPTSRAEGTEEEDADTAARSRLREQAQDHGRPGRTGLDARGVPMVPRLPPTYEETMRDSAWNRVPGLQVWDRPPEYTDGGAPGSG, encoded by the coding sequence ATGACCGTGCCCGTTCATCTGACGGGCGTTTTCTGCCCAGAAAGGTCCAGACGAAGCAATCGACATGACCGTCCTATTGTGCatcttttcgctctttcgctTGTATGCTTAATTTGCCTGTCCTGTTTTCTTGTGTTGACTGGGCATTGCTCTGCGGCCAATGACATGGACGTTGCCGTGTCAGACGGGGGCCACGAGTCAGCAGGGCTTGTTGAGGATATAGCACAGGGCCATAAAACCCGTTCTGGCTTAGACGAGAGTACATCTACTACCAGTAGGCAACGGAGACAAGCCAAATATGGCCGGGTGAGATTCTCTGTAATGTCGTGGCAGTCCTCAGAGAGGCCCCCGCGGTCCGCGGCTGTAAAACGCGGAAGAAAATTTCTGATGGACGTGGTGCCTCTGGCTGCTGTGTTAGCAATTTGCGtcgcctttcgtttctttaGATCGCGTGAAAACTTGGAAGCGTACGTTGCTGAGACAGCGGCGACAGTACAGGAGTGGACGCGTCGCCCCTTCCGATGGAGAGATGCTCCTGAGCCCACATCTAGAGCAGAGGGcactgaggaagaagacgcagacaccgCTGCTCGCTCCCGTTTGCGAGAACAGGCGCAGGATCATGGCAGGCCTGGAAGGACAGGTTTAGACGCACGTGGTGTTCCTATGGTTCCACGCCTACCACCAACGTACGAGGAAACGATGCGTGACTCGGCATGGAATAGAGTACCGGGATTGCAAGTGTGGGACAGGCCGCCTGAATATACAGACGGAGGAGCTCCTGGTAGTGGATGA
- a CDS encoding exonuclease (encoded by transcript TGME49_237020), producing the protein MRALKRHRSRRSTPNENCPDAPSPHLSASDSMATSELPPSKRALGRDDKPSPPRSQPKKWSSGRDELTTEADKSCFSVQPSHTEMRESVTKTDLRVSQTWLPSGSAATSRDHGLPGSAIESNASLRNDTERGRGARNLCSYENTAGCRAGQCARPGGDASISAGEGELAWQTVKPKKQQRPSVSISRQKGQQRPDIDSLHQFLRWLVWQKFSGGPAASGNKARRHPDASGSCGALEKSPPWLRITQPHLVGAVVVAVLPYVDLAVLRFLQLEGRDRLAELLDQVVETRRQAWRKAREEEVCRYKTELRAEATTQGGDVSGGGEKFPGIAFSDPSEGTPCASASGSDSLKLSHDGEGQTEELEEANDSDMLLDRRGRSRLLPNGYSSLLQFLASPSGPKIPTRFIRVESGQHCSIVRSCFSSLVDARTFRDVDVTHLKTAANYDPSYYLLTLDEMKSNNFPLPEMSGNFPTGYTSIHAHLVYPPTWDGRVGSCTVESTIPSTACSRLPPSGRDAFSPSSASSSAAASCAPQSSAGPSSVAPVSVEQFFALDCEMVLTKLGTEVGRVSVIDSNGTALLDVFVRPKGPIIDYLTRFSGLEERHLASAELSLEDVHRRLSQILPPEAVLVGHSLENDLHALKLVHLRCIDTSILYPHAILGLKNSLKRLVNCFLPEQKLRRERGHDSLEDARATLNLAKLKVQRGPEFGVLSKQYEPLGRALRAVASRALRCQQQTREDISPNERLSSGCELSLSCGQPDAFPPSTNTASMKKSGSREKPEMCVPMEVDRIVTTVSPNTAVSRHRAEANNSGHFSADRHLVSREVSSSSKSCNHTDLTNARACDSNLCQPAKSEDPRLNLILVDSFLHPCTEAFRGTRVFLEKNDEDVVKTCLRALNVSRKQPMLRDTSLVDGAKVSGRSQNLRAVPCGNTQLIPDTSDQRAESHIPHVGKVNAALGECEATARSNARRGDRRSVLSSESLSVGQKSVATPRGEVVARPEAPAQSSVCEERERRSSQRGGSDREGRQCCLQESQQRDTFFPIGVCVLRSYQRMCNRTAGIPRAHLYAFNRRAQNILRLQQKLRTNCVVRRHSETLQHLDGRWGVNNVASRAENGARGNGNACTDDVASGACTEVPTETEGAFDVHVEGQRRENPARIKGSSGKIDSDRDLSRESETSDDGDEAAQVDEKDILRTCGYGLTQNPQLLFPSVCRKDALSALLELDDLLFTLLAGLRQNDLLILVSPCGNAARYLSLAALRSALSSGLGGTQRSNPAEAEVRHGSSVSDGTNSDGSPSHPYGKMCTGACEATQTTLLQSQAIDQEFLTEQRAPVKTSTALESVYQLDNAFPDINSSGNGTFPELTWTSSMERELEKARGTGGNTTFPVKRTSSKRLRLIGPSTNGFFDAERDCTTAHVESRRNNQQQGDASLSPNVPAYGLVSLRDIVAAT; encoded by the exons ATGAGAGCCCTCAAGAGGCACCGGTCCCGACGCAGCACTCCGAACGAAAACTGTCCCGATGCTCCCAGTCCACATTTATCTGCCAGCGACTCCATGGCCACTTCTGAACTGCCTCCTTCAAAAAGAGCTCTCGGCAGAGACGATAAACCTTCCCCCCCTCGTAGCCAACCGAAAAAATGGTCCAGCGGGCGCGACGAACTGACAACCGAGGCAGATAAAAGCTGCTTTTCTGTTCAGCCTTCCCATACAGAGATGAGAGAAAGTGTAACAAAGACAGATCTTCGGGTTTCACAGACATGGCTACCCTCGGGTTCTGCAGCCACCTCCAGAGACCATGGACTTCCGGGCTCTGCCATCGAGTCAAATGCTTCTTTGAGAAACGACactgagagaggaaggggtGCCAGGAATCTTTGCTCATATGAAAACACGGCTGGTTGTCGAGCAGGACAGTGCGCGCGTCCGGGGGGAGATGCCAGCATATCTGCGGGGGAGGGAGAGCTGGCATGGCAAACCGTGAAGCCGAAGAAACAGCAGCGGCCGTCTGTGAGCATCAGTCGACAGAAAGGACAGCAGAGGCCTGACATTGATAGTCTGCACCAGTTTCTTCGCTG GCTCGTGTGGCAGAAGTTTTCGGGTGGTCCTGCTGCCAGCGGAAACAAAGCACGGAGGCACCCCGACGCGTCTGGATCCTGCGGTGCATTGGAGAAAAGCCCTCCGTGGCTGCGCATTACTCAGCCCCACCTCGTTGGTGCGGTTGTCGTTGCCGTTCTGCCCTACGTGGATTTGGcggttcttcgcttcctccaaCTGGAGGGGCGGGACCGTCTGGCCGAACTCCTGGACCAAGTTGTGGAAACTCGAAGGCAGGCCTGGCGAAAAGCAAGGGAGGAGGAAGTTTGCCGGTACAAGACAGAGCTACGCGCTGAAGCCACCACGCAAGGAGGCGATGTAAGTGGTGGGGGCGAAAAGTTCCCGGGTATCGCGTTCTCCGACCCCTCCGAGGGAACACCGTGTGCAAGTGCCAGCGGGAGCGATTCCCTAAAATTATCTCACGACGGAGAGGGTCAAACGGAAGAGCTTGAGGAGGCAAATGACAGTGACATGTTGCTTGACCGGCGAGGCAGGTCGAGACTTCTTCCCAATGGTtactcctctctccttcaatTCTTGGCGTCTCCAAGCGGTCCTAAGATCCCAACGCGCTTCATTAGAGTCGAGAGTGGCCAACACTGCTCAATCGTCCGG agttgcttttcttctcttgtcgATGCGCGGACGTTTCGTGACGTGGACGTCACGCACCTGAAAACAGCCG CGAACTATGATCCGTCGTACTACTTGCTAACTCTGGACGAAATGAAGAGCAACAATTTTCCTCTACCAG AGATGTCTGGCAATTTCCCGACGGGGTACACCTCCATCCACGCTCATTTGGTGTACCCGCCTACGTGGGATGGCAGAGTCGGGTCGTGTACTGTCGAGTCTACTATACCGTCCACTGCTTGTTCCCGTTTGCCCCCATCTGGACGGGATGCCTTTTCCCCTTCGTCGGCTTCGTCATCGGCTGCTGCGTCCTGTGCTCCTCAGTCGTCTGCCGGGCCTTCCTCTGTGGCGCCTGTTTCCGTGGAGCAGTTCTTTGCGTTGGATTGCGAAATGGTTTTGACGAAGTTGGGCACCGAAGTGGGGCGCGTGTCAGTCATCGACAGCAACGGCACAGCACTGCTCGACGTCTTCGTTCGCCCCAAAGGGCCGATAATCGATTACCTCACCCGATTTTCTGGACTGGAAGAACGCCATCTTGCTTCAGCAGAGCTTTCGCTTGAAGACGTCCATCGCCGGCTTTCCCAGATCCTGCCCCCTGAGGCAGTGCTTGTCGGTCATTCTCTAGAAAATGATCTGCACGCGCTGAAGCTTGTCCATCTCCGGTGTATAGACACCTCTATTCTATATCCCCATGCCATACTGGGCCTGAAGAACTCTCTGAAGCGTCTGGTCAACTGTTTTCTTCCCGAGCAGAAGCTgagacgcgagcgaggcCATGATTCTCTCGAGGATGCGAGAGCAACGCTGAATCTTGCGAAGCTGAAAGTGCAGCGAGGACCCGAATTCGGGGTGCTGTCTAAGCAATACGAGCCTCTGGGCCGCGCCCTCCGGGCTGTGGCTTCCAGGGCCCTTCGCTGTcagcagcagacgagagaagacatcTCTCCGAATGAACGACTCAGTTCGGGGTGCGAGTTGTCCCTCTCGTGCGGACAACCAGACGCATTTCCTCCGTCTACTAACACAGCTTCGATGAAAAAATCCggttcgagagaaaagccagAGATGTGCGTACCAATGGAAGTAGACAGGATAGTTACCACGGTGTCTCCAAATACCGCGGTGTCCCGACATCGTGCAGAGGCGAACAACTCGGGACACTTCTCAGCTGATCGGCACCTTGTGTCAAGGGAGGTGTCATCTTCAAGCAAATCGTGCAACCACACAGACCTGACGAATGCAAGGGCTTGCGACTCGAATCTGTGCCAGCCTGCTAAATCCGAGGACCCCCGACTGAATCTCATCCTGGTCGATTCCTTCCTGCATCCATGCACAGAAGCTTTCAGG GGAACAAGAgtttttctggagaaaaaTGATGAAGACGTTGTGAAAACGTGTCTAAGGGCGTTGAATGTGAGCCGCAAGCAACCGATGCTACGAGATACAAGCCTTGTCGACGGGGCAAAAGTTTCTGGCAGGTCACAGAACCTCCGAGCCGTTCCTTGCGGCAACACACAACTGATCCCTGACACATCTGACCAGAGAGCTGAGAGTCACATTCCCCATGTTGGCAAAGTGAATGCGGCTTTGGGTGAATGTGAGGCAACAGCGAGGAGTAACGCAAGACGTGGAGACCGCAGAAGTGTCTTAAGCTCGGAGTCTCTATCGGTTGGTCAGAAATCGGTAGCAACTCCAAGAGGCGAAGTGGTGGCAAGACCTGAGGCGCCTGCACAGTCTTCTGTATGCGAAGAGCGCGAGCGACGAAGTAGTCAGCGTGgcggaagcgacagagagggaaggcaaTGTTGCTTGCAGGAATCACAACAGAGAGATACGTTTTTCCCCATCGGAGTTTGCGTCCTTCGAAGCTACCAAAGAATGTGTAACAGGACAGCGGGAATACCAAGAGCTCACTTGTATGCTTTCAACCGACGGGCTCAGAACATTTTGCGGCTTCAACAGAAACTGAGAACGAACTGTGTGGTCAGACGTCACAGCGAGACTCTGCAGCATCTAGACGGAAGATGGGGCGTGAACAATGTCGCTTCGAGAGCAGAGAATGGGGCGAGAGGGAACGGGAACGCGTGCACTGACGACGTCGCAAGTGGAGCCTGCACTGAAGTaccaacagagacagagggagcaTTCGACGTACACGTtgagggacagagaagagaaaacccGGCTCGAATCAAGGGTAGTTCAGGGAAGATCGACTCTGATAGAGACCTCAGCCGGGAGAGCGAGACTTCCGACGATGGCGACGAGGCGGCGCAGGTAGACGAAAAAGACATTCTGCGTACCTGTGGGTACGGACTTACTCAGAATCctcaactgctctttccttcgGTATGCCGGAAAGATGCTTTGTCTGCGTTACTGGAGCTAGATGATTTGTTGTTCACTCTATTGGCTGGACTGCGTCAAAATGACCTCCTGATTCTGGTTTCTCCTTGCGGCAACGCAGCCCGCTATCTTAGCCTCGCGGCGCTGCGATCAGCATTGTCGTCCGGCTTGGGAGGGACACAGAGGTCGAAtcctgcagaagcagaagtgCGTCACGGGTCATCTGTGAGCGACGGAACCAACAGTGACGGGAGCCCTTCACATCCGTACGGCAAGATGTGTACTGGCGCATGTGAGGCCACGCAGACGACGCTTCTTCAGTCCCAGGCGATTGATCAAGAGTTTTTGACTGAGCAGCGGGCACCCGTAAAAACTTCGACAGCGCTAGAGTCTGTATATCAGCTGGACAACGCCTTCCCTGATATCAACTCAAGTGGTAATGGCACTTTCCCTGAGCTTACGTGGACCTCTTCAATGGAAAGAGAACTCGAAAAAGCACGTG GCACCGGAGGCAACACCACATTTCCAGTCAAAAGAACGTCGAGTAAGCGACTGCGGTTAATCGGTCCTTCCACAAATGGATTCTTCGATGCAGAGCGTGACTGTACAACCGCCCATGTTGAATCAAGGCGGAACAACCAGCAGCAGGGAGACGCGTCGCTTTCCCCAAACGTACCAGCGTACGGTTTAGTGTCACTTCGCGACATCGTAGCGGCCACTTGA
- a CDS encoding hypothetical protein (encoded by transcript TGME49_237045): MTEKEAIAAAQPQGSVYMTTRRVAEDAAGGADSPRHEDVVKRLWRVGEGRWFSWPWRSTLVGSGLMQDKHRTREISEKTVSQYKAANKLPFRPPRRTEIFEVLSGQELMMFSQPLMIVSGVGFSDHLSHDDLIEVVETQLLAKREQASVGNTATYSDCANEWEPLTVYKHPRLRTVIGKLFGRYCWIRAEDFNVRNHVLKLNRHEALSLLRHHSGTLHGLHHGVVQHYKREQLRITDEEGLATTFSSSDSCGRYKDEILCDEGDNCKCVVTSAEAQALENVLATQALQPSMPLWQFVLLEHVELPGLDEGDRLEGKNSSSHKDDDAGSDDASFNSRRVGSMVMFRIHHAVADGIAITNMFLSDVLSAPCPRGSGHVSSSCGRLSEAHSVKCEAEFDVTSPPSRKMNGRSRSFPLQLLKGLYDELDTVLPLSRAQESISHALGASPNSRQLKSPNAGAARCPVVRTTITDQRLPTMGQDEGQDKRFYSSSHSAGDMLGSHQTFPGSHPKMNVPKDGSCGTTDVISGRQSNSSERTEDCPVGTTVHRQKRPFAPDRRPVKSLVPPLRRPSSIFLRAFMQLISYLHVPFTVVSLLMLTEEKSWDYPEKPRPPRSGRVWVLQPIRFKLQELKNLRRALAALQLIKEKKSLNASNEQLQSDSASILSKKRIHRWSEHLRKEPLRNLLASVGSFIGRVAHRDSARFACLNSSSVKNKQSGDTQDIPAEAAAVHSGTATRLNQQINSIPGEEQAAKMTLSKQDLFTINELLATCLVGGICRYVHNKVAVKNSDGERLATLSRTIHEGRSKASEYQKYNPSGQQDQDNTVKHRTTAALPQTIASLNGTGQSATDRHSGSTKARVLPYNKSVSGLSGYSSSTCSTTTSIKSSSSSCVHESGSVDRLRSGTEQFLHGRSPCSGLCHAFGRGTSCRKEVAADQTCMRGLEETSPSAGSVRSRMNGYDGSELQSIDQTPSALWACSSSVDRTSERKVEADMWCSRRLQALRTAREEQSTLDLPPCEGRKQCDETFSPLFHGYQKEEKNETVNQSTSIEDTASPEHSLSSSGVDKLTLPEDQTPATRENQEQILQMELDMLEHLMPQLNIVVPVNLRTTEEESFELRNNFTSAVVQVAAAHAFKAGSAYERLLGVRKSLRKSVKSLGAHVFALMEKISFCTTPDFLLFLQIWLTKKMSVLFSNVPGPSELPQIHGRQVHAMHFIGPLAGRISLIVSAFSYGDYLDLVITTDTAVLESPQLLRQCILDEYMELKQLCPSIQLS; the protein is encoded by the exons atgacggagaaggaggcaaTCGCCGCCGCTCAGCCACAAGGGTCTGTTTACATGACAACCAGAAGGGTAGCCGAAGATGCAGCTGGAGGCGCGGACAGCCCGCGACATGAAGATGTGGTGAAACGGTTGTGGAGGgtcggagaaggaagatggTTTTCTTGGCCATGGAGAAGCACTCTCGTAGGGTCAGGACTCATGCAGGACAAGCACAGGACGAGAGAAATCTCCGAAAAAACAGTATCCCAGTACAAGGCAGCAAACAAACTTCCGTTCAGGCCTCCTCGCCGAACAGAGATTTTTGAGGTCCTGAGTGGTCAAGAACTGATGATGTTTTCTCAGCCTCTGATGATCGTCAGCGGAGTTGGGTTCAGTGACCACCTCAGTCACGACGATTTAATTGAAGTTGTGGAAACTCAGTTGCTGGCAAAGAGGGAGCAAGCAAGCGTGGGAAATACTGCTACTTATTCGGATTGTGCAAATGAATGGGAACCTCTTACTGTGTACAAGCACCCTCGGTTGCGAACTGTCATCGGTAAACTCTTTGGGCGCTACTGCTGGATTCGAGCGGAAGATTTCAATGTTCGAAATCACGTACTGAAACTAAATAGACATGAAGCTCTCTCACTCCTTCGTCACCATAGTGGGACTCTTCACGGTCTTCACCACGGTGTTGTTCAACACTATAAACGGGAACAACTAAGAATTACTGACGAGGAAGGTTTAGCTACTACGTTCAGTAGCAGCGACAGCTGCGGAAGGTACAAAGACGAAATCCTTTGCGACGAGGGCGACAACTGCAAGTGCGTGGTTACATCTGCAGAGGCGCAGGCTTTGGAAAACGTCCTCGCTACCCAGGCATTACAGCCGTCTATGCCTCTATGGCAGTTCGTTCTGCTTGAACATGTTGAACTTCCAGGGTTGGACGAAGGAGACCGCTTGGAAGGAAAAAACTCATCTTCACACAAGGACGACGACGCTGGGTCTGATGACGCTTCGTTCAATTCACGGCGCGTAGGGTCGATGGTTATGTTTCGAATTCACCACGCGGTCGCGGATGGAATAGCAATTACAAATATGTTTCTCTCTGATGTGCTTTCCGCTCCTTGTCCACGGGGATCCGGACATGTTTCGTCCTCATGTGGGCGATTATCAGAGGCTCATTCTGTGAAGTGTGAAGCAGAATTCGATGTgacttctccgccttctcgtaAAATGAATGGGAGAAGTCGCTCGTTCCCTCTCCAACTTCTCAAAGGCCTGTATGATGAACTTGACACTGTACTTCCTCTTTCACGCGCCCAAGAATCCATTAGTCATGCGTTAGGAGCTTCTCCAAATTCAAGGCAGTTGAAGAGTCCAAACGCAGGAGCTGCCCGTTGTCCTGTCGTCCGCACAACCATCACAGACCAACGATTGCCTACTATGGGCCAAGATGAAGGGCAAGATAAACGGTTTTACTCGTCGTCTCACTCGGCAGGTGACATGCTGGGTAGTCACCAGACTTTCCCGGGAAGCCACCCAAAAATGAATGTACCAAAAGATGGCTCATGCGGCACCACGGATGTGATCAGTGGTAGACAGTCAAATAGTTCtgagaggacagaagacTGTCCTGTTGGCACAACGGTTCACCGGCAGAAACGGCCATTCGCTCCAGACAGAAGGCCAGTCAAATCTTTGGTACCTCCCCTAAGACGTCCTTCCTCGATATTTTTGAGAGCATTCATGCAGCTCATTTCCTATTTGCACGTGCCCTTTACTGTCGTTTCGCTGCTCATGTTGACGGAAGAGAAGTCGTGGGACTACCCGGAAAAACCGCGACCCCCAAG GTCAGGCAGAGTGTGGGTGTTGCAGCCTATCCGATTTAAGCTCCAGGAGTTGAAGAACCTTAGAAGGGCTCTTGCAGCACTTCAGCTCataaaggagaaaaagagcttGAACGCTTCCAATGAGCAGCTGCAAAGCGACAGCGCATCTATTTTATCCAAGAAGCGAATTCATCGATGGAGTGAGCATCTTCGAAAAGAGCCACTTCGAAACCTCCTCGCGTCCGTTGGTAGCTTTATCGGCAGAGTAGCCCACCGCGACAGCGCACGCTTTGCCTGCCTAAATTCGTCGTCGGTGAAGAACAAACAGTCGGGGGACACTCAAGATATCCCTGCAGAAGCGGCCGCTGTACACTCTGGCACAGCGACGCGGCTGAACCAGCAAATTAACTCGATACCTGGAGAAGAGCAAGCTGCAAAAATGACACTCTCAAAACAAGATTTGTTCACAATCAATGAGCTCCTTGCTACATGCCTAGTAGGTGGTATTTGCCGCTATGTCCACAATAAGGTCGCCGTCAAGAACAGTGATGGTGAAAGGCTCGCAACACTTTCCAGGACAATACACGAGGGCCGTTCGAAAGCTTCGGAGTACCAAAAATACAATCCCTCCGGCCAGCAAGACCAGGACAACACGGTTAAACATCGAACCACTGCGGCACTGCCTCAAACCATAGCAAGCCTCAACGGAACAGGCCAAAGTGCCACAGATCGCCACTCGGGCTCTACAAAAGCCAGGGTGCTGCCGTATAACAAAAGTGTAAGCGGTCTAAGTGGCTACAGCAGTAGTACTTGCAGTACTACGACCAGCATAAAAAGCAGCAGCTCTTCTTGTGTCCACGAGAGTGGCAGTGTCGATAGACTACGAAGTGGGACGGAACAGTTTCTCCACGGACGCAGCCCTTGCAGCGGCTTATGCCACGCTTTCGGCAGAGGGACGtcctgcagaaaagaagtgGCTGCTGACCAGACGTGCATGCGTGGGCTCGAGGAAACCAGTCCTTCTGCGGGCAGCGTCCGTAGTAGGATGAATGGGTACGACGGATCCGAACTGCAATCTATAGACCAGACGCCATCGGCCCTCTGGGCTTGCAGCAGCTCTGTCGATCGCACTTCGGAGCGTAAGGTGGAGGCAGACATGTGGTGCAGCAGACGTTTGCAAGCTCTTCGGACAGCTAGAGAGGAACAATCGACCTTGGATCTGCCTCCGTGTGAAGGCAGAAAACAGTGTGACGAAaccttctctcctttgttccACGGATAtcaaaaggaagaaaagaacgaaacTGTGAATCAATCCACCAGTATCGAAGATACAGCATCACCGGAGCACTCTCTGTCATCTTCAGGCGTCGACAAACTGACCCTACCGGAGGATCAAACTCCTGCGACTCGGGAAAATCAAGAGCAGATTTTACAGATGGAACTCGATATGCTCGAACATTTGATGCCTCAGCTAAATATTGTGGTGCCTGTGAACCTTCGGAccacagaggaagagtcATTCGAGCTGCGGAATAATTTTACTTCGGCAGTAGTCCAGGTCGCAGCGGCTCATGCCTTTAAGGCTGGTTCAGCATACGAACG GTTGCTGGGTGTTCGAAAATCACTGCGAAAGAGCGTCAAGAGTCTAGGCGCACATGTGTTTGCCCTCATGGAGAAAATTTCGTTCTGTACCACTCCTGACTTCCTCCTGTTCCTGCAGATCTGGCTGACCAAAAAG ATGTCGGTACTCTTCAGCAATGTTCCTGGACCCTCTGAGCTGCCCCAAATACATGGCCGGCAAGTGCATGCCATGCACTTTATCGGCCCGCTGGCTGGCCGG ATCAGCTTGATCGTAAGCGCGTTTTCATACGGTGACTACCTGGATTTGGTTATCACAACCGATACAGCAGTGCTTGAGTCTCCGCAACTTCTCCGGCAGTGCATCCTGGATGAGTACATGGAGCTCAAGCAACTGTGTCCATCGATCCAACTATCCTGA